The Carassius auratus strain Wakin unplaced genomic scaffold, ASM336829v1 scaf_tig00008058, whole genome shotgun sequence DNA window TTACCATATTCTCTATATTACCAGACTGAATGCAGACGAGATGCTCCAGATGAATAGGGGACTTACCCAGCTGATTTATTAGAAATTGCAAactttgtttatattaaaatttttctgaaatgttatgtttaaatatacaaatgagGCTTTATCTTATTAAATATGTGCTACATTGTATACATTTCTAgaacaaaaatctaaacattgaAGCAAAGTTCAAAAATCTTGTTTCATTCTATTGACAACTGAACTgcgatgatgacatcactgaattcagttgctttgacacaatctttttctgtttaaagcgctgtataaataaaagtgacttgacttatCCAAAATCCCTTTGACTCTAAtatctctttttatcactccataaatcagaaaatactgtcaacagattgaaaacaaatacattttcactattttctaggaaaaatgttttgtataaaagtatgcaatttttttatttttaaattattatacgTTATTCATAAATGTTATTCATAGTACTTCAACTGTGAACTTTTCACAAAAATCTAAACTTCTTACCTGTAATAAACACAGGAAACCGAACAGAGGCATTCTGGATCTGGAGTCTAGTCAAACAGAAAAGGTAGTCGGGTCGGTCCCGTGACATGACATCACAGTCATGATAGGGCAAGACCTCGACTATGCCAGCTTTCTGACAGCAATCAATAAACTGCTGCTTCCTACTTCCCTCAAGACTGGACCTGTTGGGGAGATTAGAGGAAAGTGAGACTCTGCCAACAACTAAGTAAGCAAATACTAACTAACTGTAGCTTTTGTATAAACACAAAAGGGGACAGTCCTTGAAGGCCCTCACATCCAGATACCTTGCATTTTCCCGAAGTCTGCGACTGTCTCTGTAGTGCAGAAACCATTTCCATTTCCCTAGCTTGTCTAACTCCTCCAGGATCCCAACAACTTTTTTCATGTCGTCTTCATATCAATTTgacaaaataaagttaaatgaaaatgtcattatgTAGCAGTAAAACAACATGCATAATTTGTGTAGCAACCTGATCAGTACCTAGAGTAAGTGTGTCGAGAGCCAATTCATCACATACTATAAAGCCTCCCTTAGCAAAAAGCTCTTGGTGAGTGAGGTTCACCACGTCATCGGGTCGGTCAATGCCAGCAAACAGGACGCTGGGCAACTTCTTCAATTCCAGCAAATAAGGTACCTGGTTAAATAGAAAAGCATTCAGAAGCCAACCTCAATTAAACAAGTAGTTCACAAATTTTCAGCTTAACATTTGTTACTGAGGAATTAACACTAgtgctttaaaataattttgtgctTTACTCATTCACTTACCTTACATATGTGCTCTGCAATGTCCTCATTCCTTAGTATAATAAGCAAAGGGGCCTGATCGTCACCATTGAGGTCAAACTCATCTGGCTCAACTGCTATGTGGCCCTCAATCTCCAAAAGGTTCTACGAATCAGAGAAATTCACATGAAAATCTTTTCAATGTTTTGGACCACTTTCTAAGATTCTTCTAATTCATTAACTTTCTTACCTTGGTTTCCTCAAAGAAGGTATCTGTTGATGTGACAAGGATATAGAACCTGTACTTAATCTTAGATGCTTGCTTCACAGTAGATTTCAGATTGTCAAAAACTTCTTTCTTGACACGCCCGCGGAATCTAGGACAATGGCTAACACTCTCTTGATCAAACTTCCTCTTTCTTGTCTGAGCAGGACGAGGGAGAGTCTTCCCACTGCAGACATCGTTTATCATGGACTTGTATGTAAAAGCGCATTGCTCTGTTATTTCTGATATCTCAGAGAACTTAACGTCATTGCTCTTTTCACAGAAAGGTCTTTGGAGAGGTTTATGGATTCTCACTATTTCCCTTGTCTCTGTCCTGTCGGACATGTCCACTTTAATCTTGAAATCTGTAAGAGATTGCTGTGCTTTACAAAGTTCAACGGAATTCTCTACTTCACTGGAATTTGAAAACTGAACAGTCATGGGACATGTAGCCGGGTCAGGATTTGACCTACAGCTTGATGTGGTACTGGCAGAGCTCTTAGTTTCTTTGAGAACCCTTTCAATATTTTCAGAAAAGATGAGGTACTCGAGATCAAGTGCAGACCGGGTCACGTTAGCCTTCCTTCGTTGTTCTTGCCAGTCATTAAAAGAGTCTTCAAGTCCTTTAGTTAAATTACCTCCATCAAAAGATGGTTTCATGGTGGGAGAGTTACTGAATGTAACACGGTTTCCTTTCCTGTCCAAAATGGTGACAATAGACGAGAGTGGAATGTCAAATTTGTCATCTCTGTCACTCGCATCTAACAGCTGACTGCAAGTCGCCTCCCTTCTGAAGTACCTGCGCCAGTCAAATTGCTGCTTGCTTGGCTTAACATGTGGAAAGGAACCAACTGTGACCGACCTAGCTGGCTTTGTTTGATACGTTTCAAAGGATGACATTTTTTGGATGCTGTCGGAACAGTCTTTGTCATTCCACTCAGCATTTTGATTGAAGTCACCTGGGAATTTGCTTTTTCTAGACTTCTTCTTTGAACTTCGGTCTATTTCCATCTCAGAGTCTGCAGTACAAGTAACCTTTATTGGGCATTTGAAAGATAGAGGGTCCGATTTATAATTCTCTTCTGCCCAACAATAGTCATCAGTCTCTTTCTTTGCACGTTTTTTGTGCTTGTAGGAATACTCACGTTCATATGTGATATACTTAGAGCAACTGGGTGGAAAATTGTCTCCACCAGAGTGGTTTTCACATGGGTACGATTGGTGATCAATGGATTCCTCTGTTTGATATTCCTGCCACGGTATATCTTCATCAGATCTGTGGTAATATCCATGCAAATCGTCTCTGTAATAGAGTTCAGAATCATTTAGAGATGCACCGTCTATGAAGTTACGGGTCTCATCATCTTTTTGTTGAGATGTGGGATAAAGTCTGTGCCTTAACGCAAAAGGGTCCTCACTGGGTGAATGCTCAGTAGTTAATGCATATTTATCTTTAAAATCCATTGTGCCAGGGTATTTACTTCTCTTCCACCTTTGATTGTCACTGTGGATTTTTTCATAATGTCCAGTAAAGTCAGATAATGGTGTCATGGTAGAAACATTTTGGTGAGGGCTTACAGGACTTTTAGGTGGCAACATATCAGAGTGATCAGTGTTGTCTGGATAGTAAAGGTCCCTATTCATATCCACTTCCCTGAATCCTTTGTTTATTTCTGGATAACATGGAATTTCATCTTGAGTGGGAGTAGAGCAAATACTGTTTACCTCCGCTTCTGAGGGTTTGTTGATTGTCAAGGCTTGACGAGCAACTGCTTCATTACGAATGAAGTCAGTTGTGGTATTCGGGGTTGATGCACAAATTTTGGGGGACAGGCATTCTTTGTACGTTTCTATGATTTGGTCTTTACAACAACCTTGACTTTGTGTTTCATTCTCGTCAACGAGTGTGTCACCCTCACCAGTGACTTCAGGTAGATCTTGCTGGCCTAAATCTCTTTCGTCATCATTTTCTGAATGACTCATATCTATTTTGGTGGGTTCAGCATTACTTGTTGGTTTTGACACAGCCTGGCAAATGTCAAGAGCTTCTTGTTGGACGACTATACTCTGCTCAATGGTCATGGTTTCACTCTCATCATGCACTACTTCAGAAGTATCATTATTAGCAGCTGGGGTGTGTTTCTTTAAAACAGACATGAGCTGATCTCCCTGGCATGAATCTTTGCTAAATTCTTCAAGGGCATCATCTTCAAGATTTGCCTCCTCTGGTGTCGGAGGTTGTTTTTCACTCTTTTGCATCTTCATGTCATGGTCATCATCAATGAAGGCAGAATCCTCATCACTGAATTCCATATTAACACAGTTTAGATCATCCCGTAGACCCAAAGCAAGCTCATCTAGATGTGCCTCCGTTGCTGTGGATGTCTCACGTTCAGTATCACTGCCATCCAGATTTGCCTCTTCCTTTGACTTAATCTCAATTTCTTGCATCATTTCCTCACCTGTAGGAGCTTCTTTCTCTTCCACCAGCTCATTAGTGTCATTACCTTTAATCTCATGGGATGATGCATCAACCACATTTGACTGATCTTTTGCATTAGAAAACTCATTACACTCTTCAATGGTAGTCTCTTCTGACAAAGCATCATTTAGCTCATCAGCCATATTTGCATGATCTTTCAGATCATGCACAGGCTTAAATTCTTCATTTGCATTAGAAGTCTCGTCTGATGAAATATCACTTAGCTCATCAGCATGGTCAAATAGATTGGTGTCATCTAGTAAAGGTTTCGGTTCTTCCATTGCATTTGACATCTCATTATGCTCTTCAACAGTCTCATGTGGCGCAGCATCTCTCAGCTCATCAACCATGTTTGCGTGATCTTTCAGATCTATTAAAGGTTTCAGATTGTCCTTTGCATGAGCAGTCTCTTTATGCTCTACAATACTAGTGTGATCTTGGCTAGGCATTTCGTAAGTTATGATTTCTTCAGTATTTTCATCTTCCATAATCATCAGACATCCATGCCGGCTATCTTCCTTTGAGAGAACTTTACTCTCTTCAGATACAGATACACTCTCTACCTCCAACAAAACAGATGCTCCAGTTTTAAGTTCTAAAGTCTTGCCAACATTTTCATCAACTACAGCTTCTGGGCtcccatctttctttctttctctctttgctTCAAAAACCTCTTTACTGTCTGCACTGTCAGGCATAATCTCCTTTTGCAGTATTACATGCGGCATATGCCCAGTTTCATTCTTTAAACCCAGATCCACACTTTTCCTACCCAAAATCAGACGGTTTGGTTTTGAGAATGCTGATGGTTTTATGGGACAAAGTATTTGATGGAAAACACCAATTTTGGGGGGACCAGAACTAGTCACACTGGTGGATGCtttattatttgaaacatttttgacCTTTGGTTGAAGTATCCGAACACCTATTCTCATATTTGATGCTTGCTCACACAAATAGTTGTAAGCACTGTTCTTTTCCAAGAGCTGTGAATATGAGCAGTCAGTGGTGATGTAATTTTCATCATCAGTGCCATTGTCACTGTCAGGCACTGAACTTGCCACTGGAATATCCACAGCAGATCTATAATTCTGtaacagaaaaatttaaatatgcatataagTCAATATTTAATCTGCTGTAcaagaatataaaaatgtaaacacacagtactgtgcaaaagtcttaggtcTTTAGTATTTTCAAGGTTTTAAACAAAGTCCCTATAAGGCAAGTAATTTCACTcagcggccatctttgaaatggcTCTCGGTTGGCTATTTTACTCAGAAGGCAGGGCTTCTTTCGATAGAGCGGCCATATTGGGCATTGCATTTTCCCCCCATTCAAAACTAAATGAGTGGCATATCTTGGGTATTCTATAATCTTTGTTTTAAGTCAATTATTTTGTGTCTTGtaagtaggaaatatcagttttcaCTTCCTTCCAAACATTCCTTTTTCTATTAACAGACAGTATGCTTCACACAAAAGATATTCTCTCACCATTATCCAGTCCATCTAGGATTAGATAAAGAAACTGatacagactaaatccagaagaactgtggcaatgtctccaagacactttgAGAAACCTCCTcacaaagctacctgaaaaactgtATTAGTGTACCAAGGACAAAAACGCAACGTTTTAAATGAAAAAGGTGGTCACACCGAATGTTGATTAGATTTAGTAAATAGaagttaatgaaataaataaatctatttatgacattattttttaacGTATCCTCATAGctaacagcatttttacacaagcgCCTAAAACTTTTCACAGTTCCGTATTTTAGCAGGAAGGTATGttggagacgttgccacagttcttctggttTAACTTTATctaattttaacttaattttttttataatcccagatggactggatgatggtgagatcagatatCTGTGTAGAGCACTGGCTGTCGTCAGACTCCTTGTGAATTCAAACATCTCAATTACATTTAATGGTTaattgtttggaaatgtaaactcaTATTTCCTACTgatacactacagcaaaagatagaattAACTGGATTAAAACCATCCACgatcccttttttttttggtggaaataCAAATGGCCTAAGACTTTAGCACCGCTCTTTATGCATAAAGATGACAAGAACCTAAAGACTAAAAGCTAAAAATAcctataaccattacaaaagtatcttattaaaaacataagaattattttataataacaaaaagaaaaactacaGATTTTAGAGTTATCAGCCAAGTAATGAGTAAAGAGTAAAAAGTAAAGAGTTAACAAATTACTGATTTCTGTTGTCATAGAACATTTTTTAattctataaaaatatacaatctCATCAagggaaaatttttttttatacattgtttCACCTAAATTCTTTAAAATTTGAATGGTGTAAGATATAATCTATTACCATCAATGCTGTGACTTTCGGACTGGAAGAAAGACCTGTCCCAGAAGGTGAACGCCTTGGTGCCATTTCATGCTTCTGAGATGACATTTCACCAGGCTGTGATGCACTGTCTATGCTTTTGCACCGATTTGACACTGAACGAAGATTCACAGGCTCTTCATTTTTCACAGAAAGATCCAAAACCTCTGATGAAACATGCACAGGCTTAGCTGAGTCTGCTTTCTGGGTCAAATCTACGTTGAGCAATGACACGGCATTCTGTATAGCATTTATGTCCAAATGAACAATTTCAGCCTCCTTCTCCTTTGAAAGCGCGGTACTATTTTCAAGGTGAAATAACCTGGAAGAGGTTTTACTATAGAAAAGCCCAATCCACATGTGAAATATGAGATGGACATCCTCATAGGTATCTTCAATGCTGAAGTTCCATTTCCTGtcagcattacaaaaaaaaaaaagattgagaaaagaaattcaaaaaagaAATTCAGAGCCTTTTTGGAATGTCTATTTATGGGTTATGATAACTCAAAAGATTACCACAAAAACTGTTAAACGATGTTAAACACATTCTCACCACAAAAACTGTTACAGGGGAAACCTCATCTTTGGCATATTTTAAGTATGTAGCATTTTTTGTATCTAGCAAACTCTAGACAtttgttgttctgttattctaCATTGGTGTTGCAAATTCCACTGATTTGTTACCGCCTGGATAAAAACGTTATCTGGCTAAATGAGAGAAATTGTAATTGTACTGTAAAGACTTGTAATAGTCTTGATAAAATCAGTAAGAATATGTTGAAAACTACAAACCAATGAGTAATTGTTTGCATCATGTCAATTTTCCAGCAAATGAAATGTATAGTGTTGTATAATAGCTGTAATATTTCTAGCTTGTTGCAATGTTAAAATTTTTtaagaatgaaaaatgaaataatgcaaaggcaaaattaaaagacaatgcaaaatgtaattaaaaaaaaaataatataaatttttatggaaaataaaacaaattaaaattatgattttttttttaagtagagcGAAGGAAAATATTGGAAAGTCAAGTAAAAAATGGAAATGGTGTGACTACCAGCAAAcctttaattttgggtgaactattcctttattttgTCACTATATTGTCACTCATCAGAAAAATAAGTAACTAAATGccataatgttttgatatttgtcATGTGTGAATAGCTTGTTGGCCACAATTCAacataaaaactatattaaaaattcACTACAATAATCATATTTAAACCTTAATCAAGATTTAGGAGCAACGAGCACTACTTACCCATGAAGTGCTCGTGTGACAGTTTTGTCTTTACTTTCATTGGTGAACTTGCTGTCAAATTTAAAATCATATGGCTCTTTCCAAGTCCTCGTCACTTGAATCATTCCCTCCTTTTCAATTATGCTTCTGTTGCGTAAAATTCGGGGTCTCCGCGGTTTCGTCTTTAGGATCTCCGACATTTGCTTATTTGGAGAAATCAAATGCTTCCATTCTGCTTTGCCCACTTCCTCTTGATAACATGAGGCCACGCTGTCTTTGGGTAGGTTCAGATGAAGCCCAGTTTTCAATGACAGAGGTGATTCTACACTTCCAGATGGAAAAGAAACCTTGGGATATGGACCTAACAAACCTGACAGTGGAGAGGTGGTCTGTGAGTAAGAATGTTCTTTTGATATTTCCAAAATCAGTTCCCCAGTCACTAAAAGACCTTCTGGGAAAGGAGACCGGGGGGGTAATTTAAATCTGTTGGATGGATAACGAAGAAGTGCATGAAGGACTGACTCCGGGGAGCTGCTAGCATTCACTCCATCAATGGCCTCCAGGCCTGCTTTGGCTTCTAAGTTTGTTAACATTTTATCATTACTTGCACCAAGGGCCAAGTCAGCCAATAAACTCAAAGCATCTGGGGGCAGAGATGCACCCGTGCTCATTCTCTCTGCACTGGCTTTGCAATCAGTGCTAATTCTTCTCCTTCCCACCCTATCCCCAATAAGCGAAGACATGACTTGCTGGTCAGTGTGCTTAGCTATTTCAAAAGGTGCTGATGTGTCAAAATTGAGGGACCCTGTAagaaatagacaaaaacaaagacaaagcatAAAATAGCAGTAGTAAAGTGCATAATCGTGCAGACATACAAAAGAATAAGAGGAAGTAGAGTATGACAGTGGCCTTAAGAAGCAGAAGAACATGCACACGAAAGACAGCCAGATGGAGAGGGAAAACGTGGGGCCAATTTTAATACACCAGCATAATCATGCCTTAATATCAAGCCAGTCGAATTTAGTGACTACTACAGAGAATGAAAGGTAATCACAAAGGATTGAGGTTTGAAACTGGTTGCAAATATACACAGAATTCTTTCTGGACACTTTTCCGCTCTTGGTATGTGAACATTTGTTTAATGATGAATAGGGGTGGGCTATACCGGTATGATTTTGCTATACCGTGGACACTGTTATATTCATGAATTcaaattttgcatttatatagttTTGTTCAATTTTGAACGCATTGCAAATTTGAACACAAATGATAATAAAGAGTCAAGGCTGCACGTTTTTATTCTCTGTGTGCAACGCCGTACTACAAAGGCATTAATCAAACAAATACATAGAACATCGTAACAGACCAAACTAATTGAGCGCAAATCTCCTACTCCAGTGGTTCCTAAACTGAGGGATCGTGTAATTGAACGAAAATATTAATCAGACATATTTTTAATTACCTCAACATGACTCGCGGTACCCGCTTGAGCACTCCGATATCAGTTGTAATAGCTGTGGTTGTATCAACAAACCAATAGATGGCACAATTTATGACTCAAGAGTTAGATTGAGTTAAATAAATCGGGACACAAAGgaccatttaaaatattcataagagaagtgaaaaaataatgtgctcaaaaatatcaagcagcacaactgtttccaagatttataataatcagaaatgtttctttagcagcaaagtagcatattagaatgatttctgaacgatcgTGTGAGTAAAtgttctgaaaattcagctttgatcacaggaatacagtagcctatatgttaaaacattcaaacagatACTTTAAACtgacaatatttaaaaattttacagtgtttactgtatttttaataaataaatgtagtcttggtgagcataagagattttccaaaaaaaaaaaaacaacaacaaaaaaaaacgagGTTGTTCTTGAAAAATGTTTTCCCTACAAAAGGGGGGCCTGGCAGAACAAGTTTTGGAAACACTGGCCAACACTTGCATCTATTGCACGTTTGcacttaaaaacaacacaaaacaatggcagtctatgtaaaaaaaagtctATGTCCAATCTCTCACTTTTTCTAGTTATAgaagattaaaatattttgcctgtaattattattattttatatatatatcacaataaaatattgatatCGCCTGAACAGTGTAAAACATCATGATATGAATTTTAgctcatatcgcccacccctaatgaTGGAACGTGTAAACTAATAATTTTCTTACCGTTTTCTTTTGATGCTTTGTGAATAAGACCTCTCCAAGACACAGGTTGCTGGGTTAACTCCACACTTTTCATTGGGGTATGTTGTGCCTCATCATTCATGGGTTGTAATCCTTCGTCTTTCAGCTCATTTTTGGCAATATCACACTTCAGATCCATGATGGCACCCAACTTAACTTTTTTTGACTCTAACTCTGTGTTATCTGGTTCAGCTTTTGCACCGTCACCAGGGGAAGGAGATGTCATACTCTTTCCCCTTCTTAGCACAGTCTTTAATTTGCTTATAGATATTGCACTGTACACATCACGTTTTGCTTTCTTTTTGATTTTGTCAGGAGATGATACTTTTTGGTCCGAATGCGTGGACTGGTCAGAAACTCCGGGAATATTGGAAGTTGCATCTGCTTGAACAGCAATAGGATgatctttgttatttttttggaCATCTACAGCCACGACTGATGTGGCATTCATGAACTTCTCTGGACAGAAATCCTGACTTTTGTCACTTTCTGATGGATTGGTTTTGTTAAGTTTTCTCAATATCCTTAGTGCCGACAAGAGAGCACTTGGCATGTCTTCTGAAGGGCTGTCCGAGTCTTCATTGTCATTGACCAGTGGATCTTTTGAGGGCAATTCTTCTTTACCCGTCGAGGGAGATTCTCCCTTAATTTCCACTACTTCTTTCTCCACAGGAGAAATCATTTCTGCATTTGTGTCAATGCTCATCTCAACAtgcattttttccttttttgtagaCTCTACGTCAACATCTGAACCATGCGGAACAAAAACTCTACCACAGTTTGTGATTATGGTCTTTAAACCATAACGTTCCCTCAAATTAAATCCCTCCATCTTCCTCTTGTGTGAGCTAgacaacatttgttttgtttcattgtgCTGTACATTCACTGTAGTTTCCTCATGGTTCTTTACAGCATCTGATCTCAAAGACCGTTTCAGATTGGCATCTGTATTCCACAATCTTTTACGCCTTGGAAGAGACCGCCAATTTTTTTTCGAAGGacttgtttcattttttatactttGATCATCTATAGTTTTAGTTGTCACACTTAATAAAGGGTCTTGTGCTTGTCTGGCTTCAGTCAGATTTCTCCTGCATCCCTTGCCCCTACGAGTTGGATGGGGTCTTTGATTGATGTCATCAGCATG harbors:
- the tasor2 gene encoding uncharacterized protein tasor2 isoform X2, whose translation is MENETTRSTEGLLELVHPGSATFNESILAPLRNNYLYEESKECFTYNAAHLIHNGALQKRYAAFRSEKREKGYSEQELEESYGFLLLDDANRARKIGETGLLVGQAKCTTLGDSLKGVYISKYSDCLDLKRWYDGKTGYIVLLKLSKGRVKEVTDNYTQNFTPPTAGYDCHISDQLCAVSSTTSSFLAYERTQYYMYELRGGSNDIETCPRHACPFAIVAFSYGKMSTMPELEQKSQDKTVFHYQPWIGQFKIESAVYDVGLQSSSGAWFPAKLPKTVQIDRAIGVSELKRTLPREIFETCIVGEVCIDGRCFNLYDIVSSKAKNDLAQIAQELKEKDMALVIPLEDSGFLILLHSSHLFSYEDAKSGKAAALQGMFIFPDSRTVPRDAKSDLQNSKVSTEIMQVIPALNYAEVEMEKCSPNQQGRSQMSLEKHLQDYGTLFHPGLLDVPTREASMFPDQFDVPGGFTLISPKWSLEAGTQLKSYFDEPCGFTIPVGRALELLTAGRQQRGDDHDDDVYYYISSPEDVPQTEAPVEMEVTKQSEAISDASDRTAKTVEKQKYGLGKLGTAVVTVADSVLEYPTSTVSPKLGDVPAENFVIIENHVGKKSQGSSKGDADEVGVDLSKETIQTSNTPLIRSAEEGATALSGGMEDNTHPEKAMPDPDKKVNRRSFSRRRGRKRRTNRKTKEIKKVQKQIASPTSSLPVVLPADSPDDPTKDQIKTETVHADDINQRPHPTRRGKGCRRNLTEARQAQDPLLSVTTKTIDDQSIKNETSPSKKNWRSLPRRKRLWNTDANLKRSLRSDAVKNHEETTVNVQHNETKQMLSSSHKRKMEGFNLRERYGLKTIITNCGRVFVPHGSDVDVESTKKEKMHVEMSIDTNAEMISPVEKEVVEIKGESPSTGKEELPSKDPLVNDNEDSDSPSEDMPSALLSALRILRKLNKTNPSESDKSQDFCPEKFMNATSVVAVDVQKNNKDHPIAVQADATSNIPGVSDQSTHSDQKVSSPDKIKKKAKRDVYSAISISKLKTVLRRGKSMTSPSPGDGAKAEPDNTELESKKVKLGAIMDLKCDIAKNELKDEGLQPMNDEAQHTPMKSVELTQQPVSWRGLIHKASKENGSLNFDTSAPFEIAKHTDQQVMSSLIGDRVGRRRISTDCKASAERMSTGASLPPDALSLLADLALGASNDKMLTNLEAKAGLEAIDGVNASSSPESVLHALLRYPSNRFKLPPRSPFPEGLLVTGELILEISKEHSYSQTTSPLSGLLGPYPKVSFPSGSVESPLSLKTGLHLNLPKDSVASCYQEEVGKAEWKHLISPNKQMSEILKTKPRRPRILRNRSIIEKEGMIQVTRTWKEPYDFKFDSKFTNESKDKTVTRALHGKWNFSIEDTYEDVHLIFHMWIGLFYSKTSSRLFHLENSTALSKEKEAEIVHLDINAIQNAVSLLNVDLTQKADSAKPVHVSSEVLDLSVKNEEPVNLRSVSNRCKSIDSASQPGEMSSQKHEMAPRRSPSGTGLSSSPKVTALMNYRSAVDIPVASSVPDSDNGTDDENYITTDCSYSQLLEKNSAYNYLCEQASNMRIGVRILQPKVKNVSNNKASTSVTSSGPPKIGVFHQILCPIKPSAFSKPNRLILGRKSVDLGLKNETGHMPHVILQKEIMPDSADSKEVFEAKRERKKDGSPEAVVDENVGKTLELKTGASVLLEVESVSVSEESKVLSKEDSRHGCLMIMEDENTEEIITYEMPSQDHTSIVEHKETAHAKDNLKPLIDLKDHANMVDELRDAAPHETVEEHNEMSNAMEEPKPLLDDTNLFDHADELSDISSDETSNANEEFKPVHDLKDHANMADELNDALSEETTIEECNEFSNAKDQSNVVDASSHEIKGNDTNELVEEKEAPTGEEMMQEIEIKSKEEANLDGSDTERETSTATEAHLDELALGLRDDLNCVNMEFSDEDSAFIDDDHDMKMQKSEKQPPTPEEANLEDDALEEFSKDSCQGDQLMSVLKKHTPAANNDTSEVVHDESETMTIEQSIVVQQEALDICQAVSKPTSNAEPTKIDMSHSENDDERDLGQQDLPEVTGEGDTLVDENETQSQGCCKDQIIETYKECLSPKICASTPNTTTDFIRNEAVARQALTINKPSEAEVNSICSTPTQDEIPCYPEINKGFREVDMNRDLYYPDNTDHSDMLPPKSPVSPHQNVSTMTPLSDFTGHYEKIHSDNQRWKRSKYPGTMDFKDKYALTTEHSPSEDPFALRHRLYPTSQQKDDETRNFIDGASLNDSELYYRDDLHGYYHRSDEDIPWQEYQTEESIDHQSYPCENHSGGDNFPPSCSKYITYEREYSYKHKKRAKKETDDYCWAEENYKSDPLSFKCPIKVTCTADSEMEIDRSSKKKSRKSKFPGDFNQNAEWNDKDCSDSIQKMSSFETYQTKPARSVTVGSFPHVKPSKQQFDWRRYFRREATCSQLLDASDRDDKFDIPLSSIVTILDRKGNRVTFSNSPTMKPSFDGGNLTKGLEDSFNDWQEQRRKANVTRSALDLEYLIFSENIERVLKETKSSASTTSSCRSNPDPATCPMTVQFSNSSEVENSVELCKAQQSLTDFKIKVDMSDRTETREIVRIHKPLQRPFCEKSNDVKFSEISEITEQCAFTYKSMINDVCSGKTLPRPAQTRKRKFDQESVSHCPRFRGRVKKEVFDNLKSTVKQASKIKYRFYILVTSTDTFFEETKNLLEIEGHIAVEPDEFDLNGDDQAPLLIILRNEDIAEHICKVPYLLELKKLPSVLFAGIDRPDDVVNLTHQELFAKGGFIVCDELALDTLTLDDMKKVVGILEELDKLGKWKWFLHYRDSRRLRENARSSLEGSRKQQFIDCCQKAGIVEVLPYHDCDVMSRDRPDYLFCLTRLQIQNASVRFPVFITDTPTESFGTNGILTMNIYTFSRILSNDTCSVS